In Mercurialis annua linkage group LG5, ddMerAnnu1.2, whole genome shotgun sequence, a single genomic region encodes these proteins:
- the LOC126680145 gene encoding coatomer subunit alpha-2 has product MLTKFETKSNRVKGLSFHSKRPWILASLHSGVIQLWDYRMGTLIDRFDEHDGPVRGVHFHKSQPLFVSGGDDYKIKVWNYKMHRCLFTLLGHLDYIRTVQFHHEYPWIVSASDDQTIRIWNWQSRTCISVLTGHNHYVMCASFHLKEDLVVSASLDQTVRVWDIGALRKKTVSPADDILRLSQMNADLFGGVDAVVKYVLEGHDRGVNWASFHPNLPLIVSGADDRQVKLWRMNDTKAWEVDTLRGHMNNVSCVMFHAKQDIIVSNSEDKSIRVWDVTKRTGVQTFRREHDRFWILASHPEMNLLAAGHDSGMIVFKLERERPAFAVSGDSLFYAKDRFLRFYEFSTQKDTQVIPIRRPGTTSLNQSPRTLSYSPTENAVLICSDVDGGTYELYIIPKDSIGRGDTVQEAKRGAGGSAVFVARNRFAVLEKSSNQVLVKNLKNEVVKKSGLPIATDAIFYAGTGNLLCRAEDRVVIFDLQQRIVLGDLQTPFIKYVIWSNDMENVALLSKHAIIIASKKLVHQCTLHETIRVKSGAWDDNGVFIYTTLNHIKYCLPNGDSGIIRTLDVPIYITKVSGNTIFCLDRDGKSRNIDIDATEYVFKLSLLRKKYDHVMSMIRNSQLCGQAMIAYLQQKGFPEVALHFVKDERTRFNLALESGNIQIAVASAKEIDEKDHWYRLGVEALRQGNAAIVEYAYQRTKNFERLSFLYLMTGNLEKLSKMLKIAEVKNDVMGQFHNALYLGDIQERVKILENSGHLPLAYITAKVHGLGDVAERLAADLGDNVPSLPEGKVPSLLIPPAPVMCGGDWPLLRVMRGIFQGGLDEMGKGAVDEDEDAAEGDWGGDLDMDDVDGLQNGDIAEILEDGEEADENGEGGWDLEDLELPPEADTPRASVSARSSVFVAPTPGMPVSQIWTQRSSLAAEHAAAGNFDTAMRLLNRQLGIRNFAPLKSMFLDLHSGSHTYLRAFSSTPVISLAIERGWSESSSPNVRGPPALVFNFAQLDEKLRAGYRATTAGKFSDALRLFLSILHTIPLIVVESRREVDEVKELIIIVKEYVLGLKTELKRREMKDNPVRQQELAAYFTHCNLQLPHLRLALQNAMTVCYKAKNLATAGNFARRLLETNPTIESQAKMARQVLVAAERNMTDASELNYDFRNPFVTCGATYVPIYRGQKDVTCPYCSSRFVPSQEGQLCSVCELAVVGADASGLLCSPTQIR; this is encoded by the exons ATGTTGACGAAATTTGAAACGAAGAGTAATAGAGTGAAAGGACTGAGTTTCCACAGTAAGAGACCGTGGATCCTTGCGAGTCTTCACAGCGGTGTGATCCAACTATGGGATTATCGTATGGGAACTCTCATTGATCGATTTGATGAGCATGACGGTCCGGTTCGCGGCGTCCATTTTCACAAATCCCAGCCTCTCTTTGTCTCTGGAG GTGATGATTACAAGATTAAAGTATGGAACTACAAGATGCATAGGTGTCTATTTACACTTCTTGGACATCTTGATTACATCCGTACTGTGCAGTTTCACCATGAGTATCCATGGATTGTGAGTGCAAGTGACGATCAGACCATCCGTATTTGGAACTGGCAGTCGCGTACATGCATATCTGTGTTGACTGGTCACAATCATTATGTCATGTGTGCTTCATTCCATCTTAAAGAGGATCTTGTTGTTTCTGCCTCTCTAGATCAGACTGTTCGTGTGTGGGATATTGGTGCACTGAGAAAGAAAACAGTTTCCCCAGCTGATGACATTCTGCGGTTGAGTCAGATGAATGCTGATCTATTTGGTGGGGTTGATGCCGTTGTTAAGTATGTCTTGGAAGGCCATGATCGAGGAGTCAACTGGGCATCATTTCACCCCAATCTTCCCTTGATTGTCTCAGGAGCAGATGATCGTCAAGTGAAATTGTGGCGCATGAATG ATACAAAGGCTTGGGAAGTGGACACATTGAGAGGACACATGAATAATGTATCATGTGTTATGTTTCATGCCAAGCAGGATATCATTGTTTCAAATTCAGAGGATAAGAGCATCCGTGTCTGGGATGTAACTAAACGAACTGGAGTTCAAACTTTTCGCCGAGAGCATGACCGGTTTTGGATCCTTGCATCACACCCTGAGATGAATCTTCTTGCTGCAGGTCATGATAGTGGTATGATCGTCTTTaagttagagagagaaaggCCTGCTTTTGCAGTGAGTGGTGACTCTTTGTTCTATGCCAAAGATCGCTTTTTGCGGTTTTATGAGTTTTCAACTCAAAAAGATACTCAGGTGATTCCTATTAGGAGACCTGGTACCACTAGTCTGAATCAAAGCCCAAGAACACTGTCTTATAGTCCTACTGAGAATGCTGTTCTTATATGCTCAGATGTGGATGGTGGAACTTATGAGTTGTATATCATACCAAAAGACAGCATTGGTAGGGGTGATACTGTGCAAGAGGCAAAGAGGGGTGCTGGAGGATCAGCTGTATTTGTGGCTCGAAATCGATTTGCGGTTCTTGAAAAAAGCAGCAACCAAGTCTTAGTCAAAAACCTGAAGAATGAAGTTGTTAAGAAGAGCGGTCTTCCCATTGCTACTGATGCAATATTCTATGCTGGTACTGGTAACTTGCTTTGCAGGGCAGAGGACAGGGTAGTCATATTTGATCTCCAGCAAAGAATAGTTCTTGGGGATCTTCAAACACCATTTATTAAGTATGTCATTTGGTCTAATGATATGGAAAATGTTGCCTTGCTCAGTAAACATGCCATCATCATTGCTAGCAAGAAGCTTGTGCACCAGTGCACTCTCCATGAGACAATCCGTGTAAAAAGTGGAGCTTGGGATGATAATGGTGTTTTCATATATACCACTTTAAATCACATAAAGTACTGCTTACCCAATGGTGATAGTGGCATAATCAGAACTCTTGATGTACCTATTTACATTACCAAGGTATCTGGAAATACCATATTCTGCTTGGATCGGGATGGGAAGAGCAGAAATATTGACATTGATGCTACAGAATACGTATTCAAACTTTCTCTTTTGCGGAAGAAGTATGACCATGTCATGAGCATGATTAGGAACTCCCAGCTTTGTGGGCAAGCGATGATTGCTTATTTGCAGCAAAAGGGTTTTCCTGAAGTTGCTTTGCATTTTGTGAAGGATGAGAGAACTCGATTTAATTTGGCTCTAGAAAGTGGAAATATTCAGATTGCTGTTGCTTCAGCAAAGGAAATTGATGAGAAAGATCACTGGTATAGGTTGGGGGTGGAAGCTCTTCGCCAAGGTAATGCGGCTATTGTTGAATATGCCTACCAGAGGACCAAAAACTTTGAGAGGTTATCTTTCCTCTATCTCATGACTGGAAATTTAGAAAAGCTTtcaaaaatgctgaaaattgCTGAAGTTAAGAATGATGTCATGGGCCAGTTTCATAATGCCCTCTATTTGGGTGATATACAAGAACGTGTCAAGATCTTGGAGAATTCTGGTCATTTGCCGCTTGCTTATATTACGGCTAAAGTCCATGGACTAGGGGATGTTGCTGAACGTCTAGCTGCTGATTTAGGAGATAATGTTCCATCTTTGCCTGAGGGTAAGGTGCCCTCTCTTCTGATACCTCCGGCTCCTGTGATGTGCGGCGGTGATTGGCCACTTCTAAGAGTCATGAGAGGCATATTTCAAGGTGGATTGGACGAAATGGGTAAAGGTGCTGTTGATGAGGATGAGGATGCAGCTGAAGGTGATTGGGGCGGCGATCTAGATATGGATGATGTAGATGGCTTACAAAATGGAGATATTGCAGAAATTTTGGAGGATGGGGAAGAGGCTGATGAAAATGGCGAGGGAGGATGGGACCTTGAAGACTTGGAGCTCCCCCCTGAGGCAGACACACCGAGGGCTTCTGTTAGTGCTCGTTCATCCGTTTTTGTAGCCCCAACTCCTGGAATGCCTGTCAGCCAAATTTGGACCCAGAGATCATCACTTGCTGCTGAACATGCTGCAGCTGGCAATTTCGATACTGCCATGCGATTGCTCAACAGGCAATTAGGGATCCGGAATTTTGCTCCATTGAAATCCATGTTTCTTGATCTTCATTCAGGTAGCCACACTTATCTGCGTGCATTTTCATCAACTCCAGTGATATCTCTGGCTATTGAACGAGGATGGTCCGAATCTTCTAGCCCTAACGTAAGGGGTCCTCCAGCTCTGGTATTCAATTTCGCTCAGTTGGACGAGAAGCTGAGGGCTGGATACAGAGCCACAACAGCTGGGAAATTCAGCGACGCACTTCGACTGTTTCTGAGCATACTTCATACAATTCCTTTAATTGTTGTCGAGTCAAGGAGGGAAGTTGATGAAGTCAAAGAGTTGATTATTATAGTCAAAGAATATGTTCTGGGTCTGAAGACGGAGCTTAAAAGGAGGGAAATGAAAGACAATCCAGTTCGTCAACAGGAGCTAGCAGCCTATTTCACTCACTGCAACCTTCAATTGCCTCATTTAAGGCTCGCCCTGCAAAATGCAATGACTGTTTGCTACAAGGCAAAGAATCTTGCTACTGCAGGTAACTTTGCAAGGCGGCTATTAGAGACGAACCCGACAATTGAGAGCCAGGCTAAGATGGCCAGACAAGTGCTGGTGGCTGCAGAAAGAAATATGACAGATGCTTCTGAGCTAAACTATGATTTCAGAAACCCATTTGTGACATGTGGTGCAACATACGTTCCGATTTACCGAGGACAAAAGGACGTTACTTGCCCTTATTGTAGTTCACGATTTGTACCAAGCCAGGAAGGACAGTTATGTTCCGTTTGTGAACTCGCTGTTGTTGGTGCAGATGCTTCTGGGTTACTCTGTTCTCCTACCCAGATACGATGA